Below is a genomic region from Salmo salar chromosome ssa11, Ssal_v3.1, whole genome shotgun sequence.
ACTACAGAGCACTACATAACTACAGAGCACTATAGAGCACTACAAAGCACTACAGAGAACTATAGAGCACTACAGAGCACTACAGAGCACTATAGAGCACTACAGAGAACTATAAAGCACTACAGAGAACTACAGAGCACTACAGAGCACTACAGAGCACTATAGAGCACTATAGAGCACTACATAACTACAGAGCACTACAGAGAACTATAGAGCACTATAGAGAACTATAGAGCACTACATAACTACAGAGAACTATAAAGCACTACAGAGAACTACAGAGCACTATAGAGAACTATAGAGCACTATAGAGAACTATAGCGCACTATAGAGCACTACATAACTACAGAGCACTACATAGAACTATAGAGAACTATAGAGAACTATAGAGAACTATAGAGCACTATAGAGAACTATAGCGCACTACAGAGCACTACAGAGCACTATAGCgcactatagaacactacagaGCACTACAGAGCACTACAGAGCACTATAGAGCACTATAGAGCACTACAGAGCACTATAGAGCACTACAGAGCACTATAGAGCACTATAGAGCACTACAGAGCACTATAGAGCACTATAGAGCACTACAGAGAACTACAGAGAACTACAGAGCACTATAGAGCACTACATAACTACAgagaactacagaggaccacagagCACCACAGAGCACCACAGAGCACCACAGAGAACTATAGAGCACTATAGAGAACTATAGAGCACTATAGAGCACTACATAACTATAGAGCACTACAGAGAACTATAGAGCACTACAGAGCACTATAGAGCACTATAGAGAACTATAGCGCACTACAGAGCACTATAGCGCACTATATAATACTACAGAGCACTACAGAGCACTACAGAGCACTATAGAGCACTATAGAGCACTATAGAGCACTACAGAGAACTACAGAGAACTACAGAGCACTATAGAGCACTACATAACTACAGAGCACTACAGAGCACTACAGAGCACTATAGCGCACTATATAATACTACAGAGCACTATAGAGCACTACAGAGCACTATAGAGCACTATAGAGCACTACAGAGCACTATAGAGCACTACAGAGAACTACAGAGAACTACAGAGCACTACAGAGCACTACAAAGCACTATAGAGCACTACATAGCACTACAGAGCACTACATAACTACAGAGAACTATACAGCACTATAGCACACTACAGAGAACTATAAAgcactatagaacactacagaGAACTACAGAGCACTATAGAGCACTACATAACTACAgagaactacagaggaccacagagCACCACAGAGCACCACAGAGCACTACAGAGAACTATAGAGCACTATAGAGAACTATAGAGCACTACATAACTACAGAGCACTACAGAGAACTATAGAGAACTATAGAGCACTACAGAGCACTATAGAGCACTATAGAGAACTATAGCGCACTACAGAGCACTATAGCGCACTATATAATACTACAGAGCACTACAGAGCACTATAGAGCACTATAGAGCACTACAGAGCACTACAGAGAACTACAGAGCACTATAGAGCACTACATAACTACAGAGCACTACAGAGCACTATAGCGCACTATATAATACTACAGAGCACTACAGAGCACTACAGAGCACTATAGAGCACTATAGAGCACTATAGAGCACTACAGAGAACTACAGAGCACTATAGAGCACTACATAACTACAGAGCACTATAGAGCACTACAGAGAACTACAGAGAACTACAGAGAACTACAGAGCACTATAGAGCACTATAGAGCACTACAGAGAACCACAGAGCACTACAGAGCACTACAGAGAACTACAGAGCACTACATAACTACAGAGAACTATAGAGCACTGCAGAGCACTACAAAGTACTACAGAGCACTTCAGAGAACTACAGAGGACTACAGAGCACTACATAACTACAGAGAACTATAGAGCACTATAGAGCACTACAAAGCACTATAGAGCACTACATAGCACTACAGAGCACTACATAACTACAGAGAACTATAAAGCACTATAGCACACTACAGAGAACTATAAAgcactatagaacactacagaGAACTATAGAGCACTATAGAGCACTACAGAGCACTACATAACTACAGAGAACTATAAAGAGCTACAGAGCACTACAGAGCACTACAGAGCACTACAGAGCGCTACAGAGCGCTACAGAGCGCTACAGAGCGCTACAGAGCACTACATAACTACAGAGCACTATAGAGCACTACAAAGCACTACAGAGAACTATAGAGGACTATAGAGCACTACAGAGCACTATAGAGCACTACAGAGAACTATAAAGCACTACAGAGAACTATAGAGCACTACAGAGCACTATAGAGCACTACATAACTACAGAGCACTACAGAGAACTATAGAGAACTATAGAGCACTACATAACTACAGAGAACTATAAAGCACTACAGAGAACTACAGAGAACTACAGAGCACTACAGAGAACTATAGAGCACTATAGAGCACTATAGAGAACTATAGAGCACTACATAACTACAGAGAACTATAGAGCACTATAGAGCACTACAGAGCACTACAGAGCACTATAGAGAACTATAGCGCACTACAGAGCACTACAGAGCACTATAGAGCACTACAGAGCACTATAGAGCACTACAGAGCACTACAGAGCACTATAGAGCACTACAGAGCACTACAGAGCACTATAGAGCACTACAGAGCACTACAGAGCACTACAGAGCACTACAGAGCCATGACTGGTGTTTTCATTACTCAATGTCATAacaactacagtactactgctgctacagctGCTTTCTACCACAGCTATAAGTTATTACACACCCAcatcccacccacccacccacccacccccacatcccacccacccacacccatccaagacccacccacccacacgttGCAGCAACAACCAAACTATTAGCTACTACAACGTTGTAGCAACATCCAAAAGGACTCTCTATGTGATGTGGAATGAGAAGGCATGAGGGGACAGTAACCATGACTACCTGTTTGTTAGGGACTGCATCAGTACTGTGTAATCTCCAGCGTGAGGTCATgtcattcccacggggggccagcaaaaaaaataaatgtaggaaattgtatgaaatgtatgcattcactactgtaagtcgctctggataagagcgtctgctaaatgactaaaatgtaaatgtaaatgtatgtctcACATGGCTACGTCCCAGTATGCTTTActggtctctgtccctctccttcctctttactggtctctgttcctctccttcctggtctctgttcctctccttcctgttctctgttcctctccttcctggtctctgttcCTATACTTCCTGGTCTCTGTTCCTATACTTCCTGGTCTCTGTTCCTATACTTCctggtctctgtccctctccttcctctttactggtctctgttcctctccttcctggtctctgttcctctccttcctctttactggtctctgttcctctccttcctggtctctgtccctctccttcctggtctgttcctctccttcctctttactggtctctgttcctctccttcctggtctctgttcctctccttcctctttactggtctctgttcctctcctttctggtctctgtccctctccttcctggtctctgttcctctccttcctggtctctgttcctctccttcctggtctctgttcctctccttcctctttcctGGTCTTCCTGgtctgttcctctccttcctctttactggtctctgttcctctccttcctggtctctgttcctctccttcctctttattggcctctgttcctctcctttctctttctgtcttcctAGATAGGTTTCTATCATACACAACCCATTGTAATCTGGTAAGGAGAAAATACCAGGAAACTATTGGGTCAGATTCAGGTTGTGGAACTGGGATCTCTCcagtactgtagagagagagagagagagagagatagcgagaactGTCCTTctgtccccagagagagagagagatagcgaaaaCTGTCCTTctgtccccagagagagagagagatagtgaaaactgtccttctgtcctgagagagagagagagctgtccttctgtcctcagagagacagagagagagagagagagacctgtccttctgtccccagagagagagagagagagaaactgtccTTCTGTCcccagaaagagagatagagagaactgtCCTTCTGtcccgcagagagagagagagagagagagatagagagctgtCCTTCTgtccccagagagagaggaggcctcCCATCATCCTATTGGGCCCCAGTAAGGCTGTGGACATGGGATCTGCCTTAAATAGAACGTTGTGGGAAAACAACCCATGGTTACCTTGGTTATTAACGTTAGCcacggctagctagctagcagaacACGGGTTCTTATTCATTAGCTGTGTTAAAGATGTGAACCTTCAAGACTGGAGTTCTAGGACTGTGAAGAGCTGCAGGATGGGTTCTGGAAACACATGATGTTCTCTCCTGGGTGGGTTCTGTTAGACACAtgatgttctctcctctccttgacctctcctcctcctcctcttccctcctctcctcctctcctctcttctctcctcctctcctctcttctctcctccttctcctcttccctcctctcctctcttctctcctcctcctctcctctcttctctcctccttctcctcctcctcttccctcctctcacctctcctctcttctcctcctcctctctcctctcctcacttctctgcctccttctcctcctcctcttcctcactcctctcctatcctgctctctttaaaatttttttaaaaaggaATCGTTTCAACAGATTGTGTGAACCCAGATCCCTGAAGGGAAGGACTGAGAGGTCAAGTCGAGTCGTGTTAGAGGAGATGTGATATTCATGTTAAAGTCCCGAGGGTCATCTGGAGCAGAGACAGACGTTATTAGTAGGTACAAAACTAACACAACAAATCAGTCAAGTTAACTTTGACACGTTCTTTAGTCGTTGACAAGGTATCTACCATGGGATCAAGTATGCATGTCATATGCCATTCAAAGAAATACTACACTATGGAACATCCATTATAGAAAGTCTTAAGCTGTTAGAAAACTCATGCTAACCCCACTAACCGTAATATTTGTAataacttttcaaataagttttgTTACACGCTATGTTGGCTGACAACGTATTATCTAcgcttgtcacatcctgaccagtataaggggttatttgttattgtagcttggtcaggacgtggcaggggatatttgtttagagtgtttcggggtttgttgggctatgttcttatgtaagaggggtgtttgttttatgtgtttcggggttgtggttaatgttctatgttagtatatttctatgttcgttctagtctttctattttctatgtttagttaatggggttgaccttcaattggaagcagctgctcctggttgcttctaattgaaggtcctatttaagaggggtgttttctctatggggttttgtgggtagttgttccttgtttagtgtttgttgcacctgacaggactgtttcgttttgttattttttttgtatacgtatttatttgtttctccttcttcaaaataaaaagaagatgagtatacatatacccgctgcgttttggtcaaatccttacgacaaccgtgacaacgcTGTCCTTAAGAACTGCATAGCGTTACAGCAgtatgttagctagttacctaacgttagttggcgaCTAATACATCTAACTAGCCAGGCAGTATATTAACGATCTGCTATCTAattacccaacgtttattgacttgattattcacatcattcttagTTAAGTGGTATAGTCGTCGTGAGTTTCAATAAGCtttgaccggtgtcagtaaacgttggcgcaacaaacaaaaaaaagataaatgaaattgttgccaggaaCAGAGTTCCAGTCACCAAGTGTCAGGATAATATGGAAACAGCctgaccagctctgctagggagagaGAGTATAATGGTCACAGTGAGCTGTCTGGAAGCAGCTAGCCAGGCCATTCACAACTACAACCACCAGTGTGACCGATATCAAGACATGCGGTGGGAGACGTACATCATTTCAGACTACATTTTTATCCTGCAAGATTACTGTTTTCCACTATCAATAAAAGGTGTcaaatttaatatatatttttaagtagctagccaacgttagccagttagcttgggtgcttgactgccgttgaacgctcggatcaaccctactcctcgaccAGAGCgtccagatatatatatatatatatatacagtatgttcgtttttttatatatatactctGGCACTCCATTAattaatttacgaacacaccctgaCATCGCAAAACGTCTAGCTGGTgattttgttatgctaactagctagcaagacgTTGCAtaacaacagcatcaacttccggtggACGGGAGAAGCTCTaggaatgtttttgtttttaaagTACTTTCAACTGGAACGATACTcttcgtttacagtatactaaaatgaactaatagtatatagtattttactcattaagtatgtagtatacagtatactaaaatgaactaatagtatatagtatatactcattaagtatacagtatactaaaatgaactaatagtatatagtatatactcattaagtatgtagtatacagtatactaaaatgaactaatagtatatagtatatactcattaagtatgtagtatacagtatgttagtatgggtattcgaacacagcttgaGTCTTGTCCTGTTTTGTAATCAGGCAGCTTTAAATGCACCTGCttatttttttaaaaaatgtataaacatGCTTTAGTGTCAGACAAAAGTGCTTACATATTTATAATGACTAAGACCCATGTTGTCTTATTTAGTAGATATTCTTCAAGATGGCGGAGAGCACGGACCTGGAACAGCTGATGAGCTCTTTTAAGAAGTTTGCGATCCACGGAGACACCAAGGCTACAGGGAAGGAGATGAACGGGAAGAACTGGGCTAAACTGTGTAAGGACTGCAAGATCATCGACGGGAAGAATGTCACCGGCACTGACGTGGATATCGTCTTCACTAAAGTCAAGTGAGTTTCAACAACAACCAACTACAACATAATAACAATctaatacattattattattattattatttatgggCCAATTTCAAACATCACTGGCCACTAGATTATCCCCAAATGATCTCTCTTAAATCATGGGCGAGTTTGTTTTGTATGGCCCAGTGCCCCGGGTTTGGCGGAGTTTGCGCAtttttagaccattccattggtccttaagGGTAATCTCCCCCCACCCGGGGGCACTGGGCCATATTAAAATGAACTTGTTCATGGTTTAAGAGAGATCAGCTGGCGATAATATAGTGGCCAATGTTAGTTGCAATTGGCCCATTATTATTACATAATACTTATACTAGTACTGATAATACCTGAGTAAATCCACTTCAGAACAGTGTTGTGGAACGACTGTTGCTTTCTGACAGTTAAAGAGTTTAAATCCACTTCAGAACAGTGTTGTGGAACGACTGTTGCTTTCTGACAGTTAAAGAGTTTAAATCCACTTCAGAACAGTGTTGTGGAACGACTGTTGCTTTCTGACAGTTAAAGAGTTTAAATCCACTTCGGAACAGTGTTGTGGAACGACTGTTGCTTTCTGACAGTTAAAGAGTTTAAATCCACTTCAGAACAGTGTTGTGGAACGACTGTTGCTTTCTGACAGTTAAAGAGTTTAAATCCACTTCAGAACAGTGTTGTGGAACGACTGTTGTTTTCTGACAGTTAAAGAGTTTAAATCCACTTCAGAACAGTGTTGTGGAACGACTGTTGTTTTCTGCCGTTGCAGAGCAAAGACGTCCCGGGTGATCACCTACGAGGAATTCCAGAGAGCCCTGGAGGAGCTGGCCCCTAAGAGGTTTAAAGGTCAGAGCAAAGAGGAGGCCCTAACGTCTGTCTACAAGCTGATAGAGGGCAAGGAGCCCACCAACGTAGGAGTCACGGTACAacagatacactactactactactactactactattactactactactactactactacactacagatataCTGCTCTCTGTCTACAAGCTGATTGAGAGTAATGAGTCCACCAATGTAGGAGTCACGGTATGACagatatactactactactactactactactactactactaatatactactactactactatactactactatactactactactactactacaaatacactactactactactactactactactaatatactactacaaatacactactactacaaatacactactactactactacactactactactactaatatactacTACAAATACACTACTACgactacactactactattactaatatactactacaaatagactactactactactactactactactactactacactactactaccactaatacactactactacactactactactaatatactactactactactactactactactactactactactaatatactactactacactactactactaatatactactactatactactactacactactactactacaaatacactactactactacttctatacGACTACAACTAATCAACTTTCATTATTGACATGTT
It encodes:
- the tppp3 gene encoding tubulin polymerization-promoting protein family member 3 isoform X1 — encoded protein: MAESTDLEQLMSSFKKFAIHGDTKATGKEMNGKNWAKLCKDCKIIDGKNVTGTDVDIVFTKVKAKTSRVITYEEFQRALEELAPKRFKGQSKEEALTSVYKLIEGKEPTNVGVTKMAKTAAVDRLTDTTKYTGSHKERFDERGKGRGKGGREELVEKTGYVGSYKNAGTYEEKTKAK